One Terriglobales bacterium DNA segment encodes these proteins:
- a CDS encoding aldo/keto reductase, translating to EDEILPYAERNNIGVIVYSPMYSGLLSGAMTRERVSRFAADDWRRRDPNFQEPLLTRNLRLACLLRDIGGRYGRTAGEVAIAWTLRNRAVTAAIVGVRNPKQVSGIVGAADFRLTRKEVEEIDEALQLEFAEAKSGCE from the coding sequence AGAGGATGAGATTCTCCCGTATGCGGAGAGGAACAATATCGGAGTGATCGTTTATTCGCCCATGTATTCCGGCCTGTTGAGTGGCGCCATGACGCGAGAGCGGGTGTCGCGATTTGCGGCAGATGACTGGCGCCGCCGCGACCCGAATTTTCAGGAACCTCTCCTGACCCGCAATCTACGTTTGGCGTGCTTGTTGCGCGATATTGGCGGTCGTTACGGCCGCACCGCCGGTGAGGTAGCGATTGCCTGGACATTGCGAAACCGCGCCGTTACGGCTGCGATCGTAGGGGTGCGGAATCCAAAGCAAGTGTCAGGAATTGTGGGAGCAGCAGATTTCCGCCTGACCAGGAAAGAGGTCGAGGAAATTGACGAGGCATTGCAACTGGAATTCGCGGAAGCCAAGTCGGGCTGCGAGTGA